One stretch of Glycine soja cultivar W05 chromosome 7, ASM419377v2, whole genome shotgun sequence DNA includes these proteins:
- the LOC114420238 gene encoding oligopeptide transporter 3: MAAAAKSSSTDAEKAANGESPPERCPVEEVALVVPETDDPSLPVMTFRAWFLGIASCVLLIFLNTFFTFRTQPLTISAILMQIAVLPIGRFMAATLPTKEYGFLGWRFTFNPGPFNMKEHVIITIFANCGVSFGGGDAYSIGAITVMKAYYKQSLSFLCALFIVLTTQMLGYGWAGILRRYLVDPVEMWWPANLAQVSLFRALHEKEPKSKGLTRMQFFLIAMGASFLYYALPGYLFMVLTFFSWICWAWPHNITAQQIGSGYHGLGIGAFTLDWAGISAYHGSPLVSPWSSIVNVGIGFIMFIYIIVPVCYWKFNTFDAHKFPIFSNQLFTASGHKYDTTKILTPEYDLNVDAYNKYSKLYLSPLFALSIGSGFARFTATLTHVALFYGRDIWRQSRSAMSNAKLDIHGRLMKAYKQVPEWWFLSILFGSMALSLLMAFVWKMDVQLPWWGMLFAFGLAFIVTLPIGVIQATTNQQPGYDIIAQFMIGYVLPGKPIANLLFKIYGRISTVHALSFLSDLKLGHYMKIPPRCMYTAQLVGTLVAGVVNLAVAWWMLDSIKDICMDDKLHHDSPWTCPKYRVTFDASVIWGLIGPKRLFGPGGLYRNLVWLFLIGAVLPVPIWVLSKIFPEKKWIPLINIPVITYGFAGMPPATPANIASWLVTGMIFNYFVFRYNKRWWQKYNYVLSAALDAGTAFMGVLIFFALQNAGHNLKWWGSELDHCPLATCPTAPGIEVEGCPVFK; the protein is encoded by the exons ATGGCGGCGGCGGCAAAGAGCAGCAGCACAGACGCCGAGAAGGCGGCGAACGGAGAATCTCCGCCGGAGCGGTGTCCAGTGGAGGAGGTGGCTCTGGTGGTGCCTGAGACCGACGACCCATCACTTCCGGTGATGACTTTCCGAGCATGGTTTCTGGGAATAGCCTCATGCGTACTCCTGATTTTCCTCAACACTTTCTTCACCTTCAGGACTCAGCCACTCACCATCTCTGCCATTCTCATGCAAATCGCGGTTCTTCCCATAGGAAGGTTCATGGCCGCCACTCTTCCCACCAAAGAGTACGGCTTTCTCGGGTGGCGCTTCACCTTCAACCCTGGACCCTTCAACATGAAGGAGCATGTCATCATCACCATCTTCGCTAACTGTGGTGTCTCCTTTGGAGGAGGCGATGCTTACTCCATTGGTGCCATTACTGTCATGAAGGCTTACTACAAACAGAGTTTGAGCTTTCTCTGTGCCCTCTTCATCGTCTTAACTACGCAG ATGCTGGGGTATGGATGGGCTGGGATTCTGAGGAGGTATCTGGTTGATCCCGTTGAAATGTGGTGGCCAGCAAACCTTGCTCAAGTGTCGCTCTTTAG GGCACTCCATGAAAAGGAGCCGAAATCAAAAGGTTTAACGAGGATGCAGTTTTTCCTTATTGCCATGGGTGCAAGCTTCTTGTATTATGCACTCCCCGGCTATCTCTTCATGGTCTTAACATTCTTCTCATGGATCTGCTGGGCATGGCCACATAACATCACTGCACAGCAAATTGGATCAGGTTATCATGGACTCGGGATTGGTGCCTTCACACTTGATTGGGCAGGGATTTCAGCTTATCATGGCAGTCCCCTTGTTTCACCATGGTCTTCCATTGTTAATGTGGGAATTGGATTTATCATGTTCATCTACATCATTGTACCTGTGTGTTACTGGAAGTTCAACACTTTTGATGCCCACAAGTTTCCTATATTCTCTAACCAGTTGTTCACGGCCAGTGGACATAAATATGACACCACCAAGATCTTAACCCCAGAGTATGACCTTAATGTTGATGCATACAACAAATACAGCAAGTTATACCTCAGCCCTCTGTTTGCATTATCTATTGGATCAGGTTTTGCAAGATTTACGGCAACCCTCACTCATGTAGCACTGTTTTATGGAAG AGACATTTGGAGACAGAGTAGATCGGCAATGAGTAACGCGAAATTGGATATCCATGGTAGACTGATGAAAGCTTATAAGCAAGTACCTGAATGGTGGTTCCTCAGTATATTGTTTGGGAGCATGGCGCTATCCCTGCTAATGGCTTTTGTGTGGAAAATGGATGTGCAACTGCCATGGTGGGGTATGCTCTTTGCTTTTGGTTTGGCTTTTATTGTAACCCTCCCTATTGGTGTCATTCAAGCAACTACCAACCAG CAACCTGGATATGACATTATAGCACAGTTCATGATTGGGTATGTCCTTCCTGGAAAACCAATTGCAAACTTGCTCTTCAAGATTTATGGGAGAATCAGCACCGTCCATGCTCTCTCTTTCTTGTCAGATCTCAAGCTAGGCCACTACATGAAAATTCCTCCACGGTGCATGTACACCGCTCAG CTGGTGGGAACTCTAGTTGCTGGTGTAGTGAACCTGGCAGTGGCTTGGTGGATGTTGGATAGCATTAAGGATATCTGCATGGATGATAAACTTCACCATGACAGTCCTTGGACATGCCCTAAGTACAGAGTGACCTTTGATGCATCAGTTATATGGGGTCTGATTGGACCAAAGAGGCTATTTGGACCTGGTGGGCTGTACAGGAACCTTGTGTGGTTATTCCTGATTGGAGCAGTGCTGCCAGTTCCCATTTGGGTGTTGAGCAAAATCTTCCCTGAGAAGAAATGGATACCACTGATCAACATACCAGTTATAACCTACGGCTTTGCTGGAATGCCACCAGCAACTCCAGCCAATATTGCAAGCTGGCTAGTGACTGGAATGATCTTCAATTACTTTGTGTTCCGCTACAACAAACGCTGGTGGCAGAAGTACAATTATGTACTATCAGCAGCACTGGATGCAGGCACAGCTTTTATGGGTGTTTTAATATTCTTTGCCCTGCAAAATGCTGGCCATAATCTCAAATGGTGGGGAAGTGAATTGGACCATTGCCCATTGGCCACTTGCCCAACTGCACCAGGAATTGAGGTTGAGGGCTGTCCAGTATTCAAATAG